The following coding sequences are from one Scomber japonicus isolate fScoJap1 chromosome 3, fScoJap1.pri, whole genome shotgun sequence window:
- the top1a gene encoding DNA topoisomerase I, like — translation MSGDHSHNEEQIDCGSRVNDSHKHKDKYKDKEHKHKDHKKDKERDRLKHGNSDHKDSSDKKHRDKEKMKHKDGSTDKYKDKHKEKRKEEKMKSLDGKIKKEKENGFASPPHVKSEPEDDFYHSPKHERSLKRERDDDNDSEFKPKKIKTENEKKAKKRKQDEDIKSKKTKGKKGEVADGKKKGKKEPEEKWKWWEEERYTDGVKWKFLEHKGPVFAPPYDPLPNNVKFYYDGKTMKLSPEAEEVATFFAKMLDHEYTTKDIFRKNFFKDWRKEMSAEEKTKITDLKKCNFAEMSEYFKAQSEARKAKSKEEKLKIKEENERLLQEYGFCIMDNHKERIANFRIEPPGLFRGRGDHPKMGMLKRRIRPKDIIVNCSKDSKHPEPPPGTKWKEVRHDNKVTWLVSWTENIQGSIKYIMLNPSSRIKGEKDWQKYETARRLKKCVDRIRSQYHEDWKSKEMRIRQRAVALYFIDKLALRAGNEKEEGETADTVGCCSLRVEHIKLYPEKDGQEYVVEFDFLGKDSIRYYNKVPVEKRVFKNLQLFMENKEPDDDLFDRLNTSILNKHLQELMDGLTAKVFRTYNASITLQQQLKQLTSADENIPAKILSYNRANRAVAILCNHQRAPPKTFEKSMQNLQTKIDAKRDQLSDAKRELKSAKADAKVRRDEKSKKAVETKKKAVQRIEEQLMKLEVQATDREENKQIALGTSKLNYLDPRISVAWCKKWDIPIEKIYNKTQREKFAWAIDMADEDYEF, via the exons ATGAGTGGGGACCATTCCCACAACGAGGAGCAG ATTGACTGTGGCTCTCGGGTCAATG actCTCACAAGCATAAAGACAAGTATAAGGACAAGGAACACAAACATAAGGACCACAAGAAGGATAAGGAACGGGATAGATTGAAGCATGGCAACAG CGACCACAAGGACTCCTCTGACAAAAAACATAGAGACAAGGAAAAGATGAAGCACAAAGATGGTAGCACAGACAAATACAAGGACAAGCacaaggagaagaggaaggaggagaag ATGAAGTCCCTTGATGgtaaaattaaaaaggaaaaagagaatgGCTTTGCCAG cCCACCACATGTGAAGTCTGAGCCTGAGGACGACTTTTACCACTCCCCTAAACATGAAAGGTCTCTAAAGAGAGAACGAGATGATGATAATGA CTCTGAATTCAAGCCCAAgaaaataaagactgaaaatgaaaagaaggctaagaaaaggaaacaagatGAG GACATTAAGTCCAAAAAGACAAAAGGCAAAAAAGGAGAAGTCgctgatggaaaaaagaaaggaaaaaaagagccaGAGGAGAAGTGGAAATG GTGGGAAGAGGAGAGATACACAGACGGCGTCAAATGGAAATTTCTGGAGCACAAAGGGCCGGTGTTTGCGCCACCTTATGATCCTCTTCCCAACAATGTCAAATTTTACTATGATG gtAAAACTATGAAGCTCAGTCCAGAGGCAGAAGAGGTCGCTACGTTCTTTGCAAAAATGCTTGACCATGAGTACACCACAAAGGATATCTTCCGTAAAAACTTCTTCAAAGactggaggaag GAAATGAGCGCAGAGGAAAAGACGAAGATCACCGACCTGAAGAAATGCAACTTTGCTGAAATGAGCGAATATTTTAAGGCGCAGTCCGAAGCCAGGAAGGCCAAGTCAAAAGAGGAGAAACTG aaaataaaagaagagaacGAGCGTCTCTTGCAGGAGTATGGTTTCTGCATCATGGACAACCACAAGGAACGTATTGCTAACTTCCGCATTGAGCCTCCAGGTCTTTTCCGTGGTCGTGGAGACCATCCCAAGATGGGCATGCTCAAACGACGCATCAGGCCTAAAGACATCATCGTCAACTGCAGcaa GGACTCCAAGCACCCCGAGCCTCCTCCAGGCACTAAGTGGAAAGAGGTTCGTCATGACAACAAGGTGACTTGGTTGGTGTCGTGGACGGAGAACATTCAAGGCTCCATTAAGTACATCATGCTGAACCCCAGCTCTAGGATCAAG GGAGAGAAGGATTGGCAGAAGTACGAAACTGCCCGCAGACTGAAAAAATGTGTGGACCGCATCAGGAGCCAGTACCACGAAGACTGGAAGTCCAAGGAGATGAGGATCAGACAGAGGGCCGTGGCGCTCTACTTCATTGACAAG CTGGCTCTGAGAGCAGGTAacgagaaggaggaaggagagaccGCGGACACGGTGGGCTGCTGCTCCCTGAGAGTCGAACACATCAAACTCTACCCAGAGAAGGATGGTCAAGAGTACGTGGTGGAGTTTGACTTCCTGGGTAAAGACTCCATCCGCTACTACAACAAAGTCCCAGTGGAGAAAAGG GTATTTAAGAATCTTCAGTTGTTTATGGAGAACAAGGAGCCTGATGATGACCTGTTTGATCGCCTGAAT ACTTCTATTCTCAACAAGCATCTTCAGGAGCTGATGGACGGTCTGACAGCCAAAGTTTTCCGTACCTACAACGCCTCAATCACCCTGCAACAGCAGTTGAAGCAGCTCACAAGTG CGGATGAAAACATTCCAGCCAAGATCCTGTCCTACAACAGGGCCAACAGGGCTGTGGCCATCCTGTGTAACCATCAGAGGGCTCCACCGAAGACATTTGAGAAGTCTATGCAGAACCTGCAGACTAAG ATTGATGCTAAAAGGGACCAGCTTTCTGATGCCAAGAGAGAACTGAAGAGCGCCAAGGCTGACGCCAAAGTACGCAGAGATGAAAAATCCAAAAA GGCTGTGGAGACTAAGAAGAAGGCGGTGCAGAGGATAGAGGAGCAGCTGATGAAGCTGGAAGTGCAGGCGACTGATCGTGAAGAGAACAAGCAGATTGCCCTTGGCACTTCCAAGCTCAACTATCTGGACCCTCGCATCTCTGTGGCTTG GTGCAAGAAGTGGGACATTCCCATCGAGAAGATCTACAACAAAACTCAGCGTGAGAAGTTTGCCTGGGCCATCGACATGGCAGATGAGGACTATGAATTTTAA
- the fam83d gene encoding protein FAM83D, whose protein sequence is MLLEMALSQCLEDSPLRFGSKPTERDDLNLQEVYNETHRLALEELLSGGVDSFQDFLRKEKIPNFLSEDEVERIRSAAVAPQRCASVLGDETALEQSQDCSSVTYFPEVSDLEPPMLEMGWPAFTAGSYRGVTRAVAYFQPSYGACIYSCKEAARRMIKSAREVIAVVTDSLTDLDIFKDLQEACSKRKVPVYILLDQSGAPAFLKMCKNVNVRLDDLRQMRVRTITGTTYFMRSGARITGEVHERFMLIDGTKVATGSYRFNWSDGKLNSSNLIELSGQITEKFDEEFRILYAQSLPINTQRPPSVRNSGIYDHLLIKNLITSSPHLASTPSRKPQILEVQPPCEPSTAEDALKATVGSNSSTIGEDWVEQQRVQEEILAGNAALRFPADKVAEKEVITPSTVRNHVSTQTSWSMADRDSQTDHQCTQQPNHITSIITTTTTTTTTQNQNQNQNQVTSPSSAHPKQICPSSAAPDGALKDCFNKLTKERQHYYSNIRHKLEDMVTSLSQRRELTDITNMTQWSSIYNRQKMHQDCGQGPNPSMLVENVGTGMGTWPRARCAY, encoded by the exons ATGCTGTTAGAGATGGCTTTATCTCAATGTCTAGAAGACTCACCTCTGAGGTTTGGCTCCAAACCCACCGAGAGAGACGACCTGAACCTACAGGAGGTGTACAACGAGACACACCGGTTGGCTTTGGAGGAGCTGCTGTCTGGAGGGGTCGACAGTTTTCAGGACTTCCTCAGGAAAGAGAAGATCCCCAACTTTCTGTCGGAGGACGAAGTTGAGCGGATCAGGAGCGCCGCCGTTGCCCCGCAGCGGTGCGCGTCAGTACTGGGAGATGAGACGGCTCTAGAGCAGTCGCAGGACTGCTCCTCCGTCACCTATTTCCCCGAGGTGTCGGACTTGGAGCCGCCGATGCTGGAGATGGGCTGGCCCGCATTCACCGCTGGCTCATACCGGGGAGTCACACGGGCCGTGGCGTACTTCCAGCCCAGCTACGGGGCGTGCATCTACAGCTGCAAGGAGGCTGCGAGGCGCATGATTAAAAGTGCCAGAGAG GTGATTGCCGTAGTTACAGACTCCCTGACAGACCTGGATATCTTTAAGGATCTTCAGGAGGCATGCTCCAAGCGCAAAGTCCCGGTCTACATCCTGCTGGACCAATCAGGTGCCCCCGCGTTCCTCAAGATGTGCAAAAATGTCAACGTTCGCTTGGATGACCTTCGG CAAATGAGAGTGAGAACCATAACTGGCACGACGTATTTCATGAGATCAGGAGCGCGGATTACCGGGGAGGTTCATGAGAGGTTCATGTTGATTGATGGAACCAAAGTGGCTACAGGTTCCTACAG GTTCAACTGGAGCGATGGCAAACTGAACAGCAGCAACCTGATCGAGCTTTCGGGTCAGATAACGGAGAAGTTTGACGAGGAGTTCCGCATCCTCTATGCCCAGTCTCTACCTATTAACACTCAGAGGCCTCCAAGTGTTCGTAACAGTGGCATCTACGACCACCTCCTCATCAAAAACCTAATCACCTCCTCCCCTCACCTGGCCAGCACACCCAGCCGTAAGCCCCAAATCTTAGAGGTGCAGCCGCCGTGTGAACCCTCAACCGCAGAGGATGCTCTTAAAGCCACAGTGGGGTCCAACTCGTCAACCATAGGTGAGGACTGGGTGGAGCAGCAGCGCGTACAGGAGGAGATCCTGGCTGGTAACGCTGCTCTGCGCTTCCCTGCAGACAAGGTAGCAGAAAAAGAGGTCATAACCCCCAGCACAGTGCGCAACCACGTCTCTACTCAGACCAGTTGGTCAATGGCAGACAGGGACTCCCAAACTGACCACCAGTGCACACAGCAACCCAATCACATCACatccatcatcaccaccaccaccactaccaccaccacccagaaccagaaccagaaccagaaccaggtcacctctccctcctctgctcaTCCCAAACAGATCTGTCCCTCCTCGGCAGCTCCGGACGGCGCCCTGAAGGACTGCTTCAACAAGCTGACCAAAGAGCGCCAACACTACTACTCAAACATCCGCCACAAGCTGGAGGACATGGTGACCTCACTGTCCCAAAGGCGAGAGCTCACGGACATCACCAACATGACTCAGTGGTCCAGCATTTACAACAGGCAGAAAATGCACCAAGACTGCGGGCAGGGACCGAACCCCAGCATGCTTGTAGAAAATGTGGGCACAGGCATGGGCACATGGCCAAGAGCCAGATGTGCATACTAG
- the zhx3a gene encoding zinc fingers and homeoboxes protein 3, producing MASKRKSTVPCMIPSKSKHVREEIILGSLPELLPTIPEDSILSISGEDSGHFSHSSSKSECGSEMQKGGTYSCPTCRFESRDLNYFLDHMHNCHLDFRAQPTFYCLNCGVSVVRFEALALHNANAHPKIMEGLVTASLTVNKRDGVTTVEQSLFTDSREDYRESGISLTKTPIAKIMKAKGEHKKIVVSHTVEVRKKDTGKDVDPSMLKNVPELQNGALSVSAAPAMPRTTVTHVIATTVANQVFHQHTPSLYSPASSDSNKDLPKVMIPLSSIPTYDAAMDTSSFLKTSFGKFPYPTKAELCYLTVVSEFPEEQIKLWFTAQRLKQGISWSPEEIEEARRKMFNTVFQGGAPQKQPATQRHVNHIVTHHTVAAHPGSKGPNFQMAKVPYGSMKTRPSGVIATQASMSTNPHVTRVSYSTPIVPQKFQPIVRTTQVLTKNTQPTVEPDKSNGHGLDMAGSSVCVSSTSSSRSSSSSSSCSSSSSITSYSSSNNGGETVTRKSVNNSSPTNRINSIATCSTNISNNDEHCVADTNGKPSNVKNNSLSIGLEGSNITKSQVIINNTSKSNVTCNNHNSGLISPQEQAHTAKADNELNNYIHKTNNSSISSEYPSTTCNDSVPNLNHASKSPTESTSTTVITNSSSSILDEGKCNKDFPVKGMSILQQLIKEEDPFAGDRSCPELKIDPIKINFKRLKMNEAETTSEILHQEHKSEITEVSASQTSFSPPWGNKNPQQLHILRQVFSSTRWPSSQQYEELSVQTGLPKSEVVRWFSDSRYSHKNGQLKWLETYQRPPAESEEMRVHRDAETESVKEPPAAKKKLVEQDMNKHLEGEVGLNSGQRVVWQDSYSPLLSLMGSEGSSERGRAEESAQPGVLQDPWSERGEDHQQPVATQSLIEQQTDASQARDRLRMELLEV from the exons ATGGCCAGCAAGAGGAAATCCACGGTACCCTGCATGATACCATCCAAATCCAAACATGTGCGTGAGGAAATCATACTGGGCTCACTACCAGAACTCCTACCAACAATCCCAGAAGATAGCATACTCAGCATCTCTGGAGAAGATTCTGGCCATTTCTCTCACAGCTCCTCCAAATCCGAATGTGGCAGTGAGATGCAAAAAGGAGGTACATACAGCTGTCCAACATGTCGTTTTGAGTCCAGAGATCTAAACTACTTTTTGGATCACATGCACAACTGCCACTTAGACTTCAGGGCCCAGCCCACTTTCTACTGCCTGAACTGTGGGGTGTCAGTCGTCCGCTTTGAGGCTTTGGCTCTGCATAATGCTAATGCCCACCCAAAGATCATGGAGGGCCTAGTCACTGCCTCCCTAACTGTCAACAAGAGGGATGGAGTCACAACTGTGGAGCAAAGCCTCTTCACGGACAGCAGAGAAGACTACAGAGAATCTGGGATCTCCCTCACCAAAACACCAATAGCAAAGATAATGAAAGCCAAGGGTGAACACAAAAAGATTGTGGTTTCTCACACCGTGGAGGTACGGAAGAAAGACACTGGAAAGGATGTAGACCCCAGCATGCTGAAAAATGTGCCTGAACTCCAAAACGGGGCTCTTAGTGTTTCTGCCGCCCCAGCTATGCCGAGGACCACTGTCACTCATGTGATTGCGACGACAGTGGCCAACCAAGTCTTTCACCAGCACACTCCCTCCCTTTACTCTCCCGCCTCCTCCGATTCCAATAAAGACCTTCCAAAGGTGATGATCCCTCTTAGCAGTATCCCCACCTACGATGCAGCCATGGACACCAGCAGCTTTCTCAAGACATCCTTTGGCAAGTTTCCCTACCCGACCAAAGCAGAACTCTGCTACCTAACGGTGGTCTCAGAGTTCCCAGAAGAGCAGATCAAACTGTGGTTTACTGCCCAAAGGCTCAAGCAGGGCATAAGCTGGTCTCCTGAAGAAATCGAAGAGGCCAGGAGAAAGATGTTCAACACTGTGTTCCAAGGTGGAGCACCTCAAAAGCAACCTGCTACACAACGGCACGTCAATCACATTGTTACCCACCACACTGTCGCAGCCCATCCAGGCTCAAAAGGACCAAACTTTCAAATGGCCAAAGTTCCCTATGGCAGTATGAAAACCAGGCCCAGTGGAGTCATAGCCACACAGGCCAGCATGTCAACCAACCCTCATGTCACAAGGGTCTCGTATTCTACTCCAATTGTCCCCCAAAAATTTCAACCCATAGTCAGAACAACACAGGTACTGACCAAGAATACTCAGCCCACTGTGGAGCCAGACAAGAGCAATGGCCATGGCCTGGACATGGCTGGAAGCAGCGTTTGTGTCAGTAGCACCAGCAGCAGTcgaagcagcagtagcagcagtagttgcagtagtagcagcagcatcacCAGCTATTCCAGCAGTAATAATGGTGGTGAGACTGTCACCAGGAAATCGGTGAACAATAGCAGCCCGACCAACCGCATCAACAGCATTGCCACTTGCTCTACCAACATTAGCAATAATGATGAGCACTGTGTTGCTGACACCAATGGAAAACCGTCAAACGTCAAAAACAACAGTTTATCAATTGGATTGGAAGGTTCAAACATTACCAAGAGTCAAGTGATCATCAATAACACCAGCAAATCCAACGTCACCTGTAACAATCATAACAGCGGCCTCATCAGTCCACAAGAGCAGGCCCACACTGCAAAGGCCGACAACGAACTCAACAACTACATTCACAAGACCAACAACAGCAGTATTAGCAGCGAATACCCTAGTACTACTTGTAATGACAGTGTCCCCAACCTGAACCATGCCAGCAAATCCCCAACTGAAAGCACCAGCACCACTGTCATTACAAACAGCAGCTCATCTATTTTAGATGAGGGTAAATGCAACAAGGACTTTCCCGTAAAAGGCATGTCTATCTTACAGCAACTCATTAAGGAGGAGGACCCCTTTGCAGGGGACAGAAGCTGCCCCGAGCTGAAAATTGACCCCATCAAGATCAACTTCAAAAGGCTGAAGATGAATGAAGCGGAGACTACATCTGAGATTCTACATCAGGAACACAAGTCTGAGATAACTGAGGTGTCTGCTTCTCAGACATCCTTCTCACCCCCCTGGGGCAACAAGAACCCCCAGCAGCTGCACATCCTCCGACAGGTCTTCTCCAGCACCCGCTGGCCAAGCAGTCAGCAGTACGAGGAGTTAAGTGTCCAGACAGGCCTTCCCAAGTCAGAGGTTGTACGCTGGTTCAGCGACAGCCGGTACAGCCACAAGAACGGGCAGCTGAAGTGGCTGGAGACCTATCAGCGACCGCCCGCAGAATCAGAGGAAATGAGGGTTCACAGAGACGCCGAAACAGAGTCAGTGAAGGAACCTCCAGCAGCCAAAAAGAAACTTGTTGAGCAAGACATGAACAAGCACCTTGAAGGAGAAGTAGGACTGAACTCAGGGCAGCGGGTTGTATGGCAGGATTCATACTCACCCCTGCTAAGTCTGATGGGGTCCGAGGGGAGCAGCGAACGAGGCAGAGCTGAGGAGTCAGCACAGCCAGGAGTCTTGCAGGATCCCTggtcagagagaggagaggaccaCCAGCAGCCAGTGgccactcagtcactcattgaACAACAGACTGATGCCAGTCAGGCCAG GGATCGCCTGAGGatggagctgctggaggtgtGA